In one Limosilactobacillus oris genomic region, the following are encoded:
- a CDS encoding lipoate--protein ligase, whose amino-acid sequence MRYVSMTSHNIGMNLATEQYLMNEKDFGQEPLVLFYYEEPCIIVGRNQNTAEEINQDYVKEHNIRVTRRLSGGGAVYQDLGNLCFSFVVPSDSEEFGDFKSFTQPIVDVLHKMGATTAEVSGRNDILVDGKKFSGNAMYSKNGKTFSHGTLMLNVDLSVVADALHVAQDKIASKGIKSVRSRVTNLRPYLAKEYQDIDVPTFRDDLLKGLFNVDSLEEIKDKQYVVTPEDQKEIDKIYEQYYNNWDWVYGKNPEFTTKRRKHFNMGTIDARLDIKDGVIKNVKFFGDFFGPQDVTQLADQLKGVKYDRDAIAAALEKAGTAQYITGIPTAEIADLLA is encoded by the coding sequence ATGCGTTATGTTTCAATGACTTCCCACAATATCGGGATGAACTTGGCGACTGAACAGTATCTGATGAACGAGAAGGATTTTGGTCAGGAACCACTGGTACTTTTTTACTATGAAGAACCGTGCATTATCGTCGGCCGCAACCAGAACACGGCGGAAGAGATTAACCAGGACTACGTTAAGGAGCACAATATTCGGGTGACCCGGCGGCTATCTGGTGGCGGGGCCGTTTACCAGGATTTGGGAAACCTCTGCTTTAGTTTCGTGGTGCCAAGCGACAGTGAAGAGTTTGGTGACTTTAAATCCTTTACCCAGCCAATCGTGGATGTCCTGCACAAGATGGGGGCAACGACCGCCGAAGTGAGTGGTCGGAACGACATTTTGGTTGATGGGAAGAAGTTTTCTGGTAACGCAATGTACTCCAAGAACGGCAAGACTTTCTCACATGGGACACTGATGTTGAACGTGGACCTGAGCGTTGTTGCGGATGCCCTTCACGTAGCACAGGATAAGATTGCCTCCAAGGGGATCAAGTCGGTGCGGTCCCGGGTAACGAACCTTCGTCCGTACCTGGCAAAGGAATACCAGGATATTGATGTGCCAACGTTCCGTGACGACCTCCTAAAGGGGCTGTTTAATGTCGACAGCCTTGAAGAAATCAAGGATAAGCAGTATGTAGTTACTCCTGAGGATCAAAAGGAAATTGATAAGATCTACGAGCAATACTACAACAACTGGGACTGGGTTTATGGCAAGAACCCTGAATTTACAACGAAGCGCCGGAAACACTTTAACATGGGAACGATTGATGCCCGGCTGGATATTAAGGATGGCGTCATCAAGAACGTGAAATTCTTCGGTGACTTCTTCGGCCCGCAGGACGTTACGCAGCTGGCCGACCAGCTCAAGGGGGTCAAGTATGACCGGGATGCAATCGCGGCGGCGCTAGAAAAGGCCGGGACTGCCCAGTACATTACGGGAATTCCAACGGCAGAGATTGCTGATTTGCTGGCCTAA
- a CDS encoding universal stress protein produces the protein MADNSQYQNILVAVDGSKATAGVLEAGIKAALRNNAHLDILTITQVDQLTDGYSDAGPSDDQTYSVVHATRGRMDDLKQKAQNAGVTDVSIHIRFGNPKRVIAREFPADHHSDLIVIGASGLSGVERLMIGSVTNYVSRTAHCDVLVVRATEGFQK, from the coding sequence ATGGCAGACAATTCGCAATACCAGAATATCCTGGTCGCTGTCGACGGTTCGAAGGCAACTGCCGGGGTCCTAGAGGCTGGCATCAAGGCCGCCCTCCGTAATAACGCCCACCTAGATATTTTAACGATCACCCAAGTCGACCAGCTCACTGATGGTTACAGTGATGCCGGTCCTTCTGATGACCAAACTTATAGCGTGGTTCACGCCACCCGCGGGCGGATGGATGACCTCAAGCAGAAGGCGCAAAACGCCGGGGTGACCGACGTCAGCATCCATATCCGGTTCGGTAATCCCAAGCGGGTCATCGCACGGGAATTTCCCGCCGACCACCATTCCGATTTGATTGTAATTGGCGCCTCGGGGCTTTCTGGCGTAGAACGGTTGATGATCGGTTCCGTCACCAATTACGTTAGCCGGACGGCCCACTGCGACGTCCTCGTCGTCCGGGCCACGGAAGGCTTCCAAAAGTAG
- a CDS encoding elongation factor G — protein sequence MTKQIIGGLVAHVDAGKTTLTEALLYQAGQLRQLGRVDKGSSFLDPDQLEKQRGITIFTHQAALDYQKLHLTLLDTPGHIDFAAQTEQVLQVLDYAVLVISATDGLQGSTRTLWDLLAQYHVPTFIFINKTDSVGADVPAVIKQLQSSLSAACVDFTGKTPTTGATAEAIAMKDDAVLESYLANDCLTKQQVQSLIQQRKLFPCYAGSALKLTGIQELLDGLAQWTVETPSTGDQFAARVFKISHDDRGNRLSWVRVLSGKLVAKREVLPGEKADQLRVYNGSKFSIQQSIPAGGVCAITGLTSSYPGQGLGQATTAPQPRLQPVLSYAVKIDNDNPRPYLAALRELADEEPQLKVEWLRELQEARVQLMGTVQKEVLEQLLAQRYGLQVQFTNGQILYRETIDRPVEGVGHFEPLRHYAEVHLRLEPAPRGSGLTFTSHCREDILSHNWQQQVMTSLGAKEHRGVLIGAPLTDVQITLVGGKGSIVHSVGGDFREATWRAVRQGLMELRAQKGCVLLEPWYHYRLTIPQEEVGRAINDLQQMGADFQLAESSTGPLTTITGSGPVATMRDYAITVRNYSRGQGQLECVVDGYRPCHNAAEVITDHQYDPVADLPNTPDSVFCAHGAGYPVKWDQVPAMAHFPYQK from the coding sequence ATGACTAAGCAGATTATTGGGGGCCTGGTTGCCCACGTAGATGCGGGAAAAACTACCCTGACAGAGGCATTACTCTACCAGGCTGGTCAGCTGCGGCAGCTCGGGCGCGTGGACAAGGGAAGTTCCTTCCTCGATCCCGACCAGCTGGAAAAGCAACGCGGGATCACGATTTTTACCCACCAGGCTGCCCTCGACTACCAGAAGCTCCACCTAACCCTCCTTGATACCCCAGGCCATATCGACTTTGCGGCCCAGACAGAGCAGGTTCTGCAGGTGCTTGATTATGCAGTCCTCGTTATTTCCGCCACCGACGGACTTCAAGGCTCCACGCGCACCCTCTGGGACCTGTTAGCGCAATACCACGTGCCAACCTTTATTTTTATTAATAAGACTGATAGTGTCGGCGCCGATGTCCCAGCAGTTATCAAACAGCTGCAAAGCTCATTATCAGCAGCCTGTGTTGACTTTACAGGCAAAACACCAACTACCGGCGCTACCGCCGAAGCAATCGCCATGAAAGATGATGCGGTCCTCGAAAGCTACTTGGCTAACGATTGCCTGACGAAGCAGCAGGTGCAAAGCCTGATCCAGCAGCGAAAACTTTTTCCGTGTTATGCCGGCTCCGCGTTAAAACTTACCGGCATCCAAGAACTGCTCGACGGTTTAGCACAGTGGACGGTCGAAACTCCTTCTACTGGTGACCAATTTGCTGCCCGGGTATTCAAAATTTCTCATGATGACCGCGGTAACAGGCTCAGTTGGGTGCGTGTCCTCAGCGGAAAGCTGGTTGCCAAAAGGGAAGTCCTCCCCGGTGAGAAAGCCGACCAACTGCGGGTTTACAACGGCAGTAAGTTTTCTATCCAGCAGTCGATTCCGGCCGGCGGCGTCTGTGCCATTACCGGCCTAACTTCCTCGTATCCCGGCCAGGGACTGGGTCAGGCCACAACCGCACCTCAGCCCCGACTGCAACCTGTACTCTCCTACGCGGTCAAAATCGACAATGATAATCCGCGGCCATACCTCGCGGCCCTGCGCGAACTAGCCGACGAGGAGCCCCAACTCAAGGTTGAGTGGCTGAGAGAGCTCCAAGAGGCGCGTGTTCAGCTGATGGGAACCGTTCAAAAAGAGGTTCTTGAACAGCTGCTAGCCCAACGGTACGGCCTCCAAGTTCAGTTTACTAACGGGCAGATCCTCTATCGCGAAACGATTGATCGTCCTGTGGAAGGAGTCGGACACTTTGAGCCGCTCCGGCACTATGCCGAAGTCCACCTGCGCTTAGAGCCTGCTCCCCGAGGAAGCGGGCTCACCTTCACCAGCCATTGCCGCGAAGACATCCTGAGTCATAACTGGCAGCAACAGGTCATGACCAGCCTGGGCGCCAAGGAACACCGCGGCGTTCTCATTGGGGCTCCCCTCACCGACGTTCAAATTACCCTGGTTGGCGGTAAGGGCAGCATCGTCCACTCCGTCGGCGGCGACTTTCGGGAGGCCACCTGGCGAGCTGTCCGCCAGGGGTTGATGGAGTTGCGGGCTCAAAAGGGGTGCGTCCTCTTAGAACCCTGGTACCACTATCGTTTAACCATCCCTCAGGAGGAAGTTGGGCGCGCGATTAACGACCTGCAGCAGATGGGTGCTGATTTTCAGCTCGCGGAGAGTAGTACCGGTCCGCTGACTACCATCACCGGCAGCGGACCCGTCGCCACAATGCGTGATTACGCCATTACCGTTCGTAATTATAGCCGTGGTCAAGGTCAGCTGGAGTGTGTCGTTGACGGCTACCGTCCGTGCCACAACGCTGCCGAGGTTATTACCGACCACCAATATGATCCGGTAGCGGACCTCCCCAATACACCAGATTCGGTTTTCTGCGCTCACGGTGCCGGCTACCCGGTCAAATGGGATCAGGTTCCTGCCATGGCCCACTTCCCATACCAAAAATAA
- a CDS encoding ROK family protein — MQRYYLSIDIGGTAIKSARIDHSGNIIAMDQLPTPQRADDFLAALAQLIHASQDVHAVCVSVPGIVNPTTGQVEFTGALGFMGEFNLAEYVRRLTELPVYVGNDANCATLAEMWLGNLTTVANGAVVTLGTSVGGGLMINGQLLAGPHFRAGEISAIVNNYDHLDPHEATVGASTSAVKMIAAVAAACGLPDSRDGRRAFVEINRHTPPAWEIFAAFCRRVAVLLINVQAVVDLERILIGGGISAQPVVVSEIRHQFKLLQESDRRLQDDIAVPDIQAAKFGNEANLLGALYGLLLQLEEK; from the coding sequence GTGCAACGTTACTATTTAAGTATCGATATTGGAGGAACGGCCATCAAAAGTGCCCGGATCGATCATTCCGGCAATATTATTGCGATGGACCAGTTGCCAACGCCCCAGCGAGCGGACGATTTTTTAGCGGCGCTTGCCCAGCTTATTCACGCTAGTCAGGATGTTCATGCTGTGTGCGTGAGTGTCCCTGGAATCGTCAACCCGACTACGGGGCAGGTGGAGTTTACGGGGGCGCTTGGTTTTATGGGCGAATTTAACCTGGCAGAGTATGTGCGCCGGTTAACCGAACTGCCGGTCTACGTTGGCAACGATGCCAACTGCGCCACCCTAGCGGAGATGTGGCTAGGCAACCTGACGACGGTGGCCAACGGAGCAGTTGTCACCCTGGGAACTTCGGTTGGCGGAGGGCTGATGATTAATGGTCAGCTCCTGGCCGGGCCTCATTTTCGGGCCGGTGAAATCAGTGCGATTGTCAACAACTATGATCACTTGGACCCCCACGAGGCGACGGTTGGGGCCAGTACGTCGGCCGTCAAAATGATTGCAGCGGTGGCGGCAGCCTGTGGCTTGCCAGATTCCAGGGATGGCCGCCGGGCATTTGTAGAAATTAACCGACATACTCCGCCAGCCTGGGAGATTTTTGCTGCCTTTTGCCGGCGGGTGGCAGTCCTGCTAATCAATGTTCAAGCCGTTGTTGACCTTGAGCGGATCTTAATTGGTGGTGGAATCAGTGCTCAGCCGGTAGTTGTCAGTGAGATCCGTCACCAGTTTAAGCTGCTCCAGGAGAGTGACCGTCGTTTGCAAGACGACATTGCGGTGCCCGATATTCAAGCTGCCAAGTTTGGCAACGAGGCCAACTTGTTAGGGGCCCTATATGGCCTGCTCCTCCAGCTTGAGGAAAAGTAG
- the brnQ gene encoding branched-chain amino acid transport system II carrier protein, which yields MMNVRWQRGRTYLVIGSLVFGMLFGAGNLVFPVHLGQLAGANWGPAAAGFISSGVLLPLLALLALSVTRSRGLFDLARPVGDWFALVFLVMVHATIGPLCATPRTATVPYAIGIAPALLAKMQSLGLALFTGAFFLVTYFFSVKSGRVTEIIGKVLNPAFLVMLLVVFLLAFSRPMGKLSTPHPTNDYLTQPLANGFLQGYNTMDALAMLIFGVTVVAAVQQMGFDNRARSLATAKGGFIGILGIGVLYLGLIYLGTTSRNQFALATNGGTTLNQVAHYYLGAFGNALLLTLATVTCLTTAMGLVIAFSQDFHQRFPQISYKTFLRLNCLLSFSIANLGLDQIVTWSTPVLMFLYPLAIVLICVALASPLFGRAPVVYRWALGLTVIPAFFALVGNVPSALQGWPVSRLLTSWAEQHLPLFATGFAWLPFALVGTAIGLAVRQYQRYNAGK from the coding sequence ATGATGAACGTACGCTGGCAACGGGGCCGGACCTACCTGGTGATTGGCTCACTCGTTTTTGGAATGTTGTTCGGGGCTGGAAACCTGGTCTTTCCAGTCCATCTGGGCCAACTGGCGGGAGCCAACTGGGGTCCGGCCGCGGCGGGTTTTATTAGTTCCGGGGTCCTCCTGCCATTACTAGCGCTCCTGGCGCTTAGTGTAACCCGGAGCCGGGGCTTGTTTGACCTCGCCCGGCCGGTCGGTGACTGGTTTGCTCTGGTTTTCTTGGTAATGGTTCACGCCACCATTGGGCCGCTTTGTGCCACCCCCCGGACGGCCACCGTTCCCTACGCAATTGGTATTGCTCCGGCCCTGCTGGCGAAGATGCAGTCGCTGGGGTTGGCTTTGTTTACCGGGGCCTTTTTCCTGGTGACCTACTTCTTTTCAGTGAAGTCCGGAAGGGTGACAGAGATTATTGGCAAGGTCCTGAACCCGGCCTTTCTGGTAATGCTCCTGGTGGTGTTCCTCCTGGCCTTTTCCCGGCCAATGGGTAAATTATCCACTCCGCACCCCACAAACGACTATTTAACGCAACCCCTTGCGAATGGCTTTTTACAGGGCTATAACACTATGGACGCTCTGGCGATGCTGATCTTTGGAGTAACCGTCGTCGCGGCCGTCCAGCAAATGGGCTTCGATAACCGGGCCCGCTCGCTAGCAACGGCCAAGGGGGGATTTATCGGTATTCTGGGGATCGGCGTCCTCTACCTGGGGCTGATTTACCTCGGGACCACCAGTAGGAACCAGTTTGCATTAGCGACCAACGGAGGAACGACCCTTAACCAGGTAGCTCATTACTACCTGGGGGCGTTCGGCAACGCACTCTTATTGACGTTAGCAACTGTGACCTGCCTGACGACGGCGATGGGGTTAGTGATTGCTTTTTCCCAGGACTTCCACCAGCGCTTCCCGCAGATTTCATATAAGACTTTTTTGCGCTTGAACTGTCTGCTATCCTTTTCAATTGCCAACCTTGGCTTGGATCAGATTGTAACCTGGTCGACGCCGGTACTGATGTTCCTGTACCCCTTAGCAATCGTTTTGATTTGCGTAGCCCTTGCTTCGCCATTATTTGGCCGGGCTCCAGTGGTATACCGGTGGGCACTGGGACTAACGGTAATTCCCGCTTTCTTCGCCCTGGTGGGTAATGTACCGTCAGCCTTGCAAGGATGGCCGGTTAGCCGCTTACTGACCAGTTGGGCAGAGCAGCATCTGCCACTTTTTGCTACGGGTTTTGCTTGGCTGCCCTTTGCGCTTGTCGGGACAGCTATTGGTTTGGCCGTCCGGCAGTACCAGCGGTATAATGCAGGTAAATAA
- a CDS encoding phosphoketolase, protein MAVDYDSKQYLESVDAYWRAANYLSVGTLFLMSNPLLRQPLKAEDVKPKPIGHWGTIVPQNFIYAHLNRVIKKYDLDMFYIEGSGHGGQVMVNNSYLDGSYTEIYPEITQDAAGMAKLFKHFSFPGGTASHAAPETPGSIHEGGELGYSLSHGVGAILDNPDVIAAVEIGDGEAETGPLAASWFSDKFINPIKDGAVLPIIQVNGFKISNPTILSRMSDEELTKYFEGMGWKPYFVSAYKEADREGEFDGYKDHMDVHEQMAKTMDKAIEDIKAIQKNARENNDDSLPQWPMIIFRAPKGWTGPVKDLDGNPIENSFRAHQIPIPVSQDDMEHKDMLVDWMKSYKPEELFDENGHPVDLVEQNTPDGDKRMAMNPITNGGKDPKPLILPNYRDFAVDVQNHGTVVKQDMLEWGKYLSKMAELNPDTFRGFGPDESKSNRLYAFLDNDKRQWMEDIHEPNDENLAPQGRMIDSQLSEHQAEGFLEGYTLTGRHGFFATYESFGRVVDSMLTQHMKWLRKAKDLYWRKQYPALNFVDTSTVFQQDHNGYTHQDPGLLTHMFEKERPDLVKEYLPADTNSLMAVSNKAFNDQECINIFVTSKHPRAQWFSIDEATELVDNGLGYIDWASTDQGSEPDVVFASAGTEPTEEALAAIDILHDNFPELKIRYINIVEIMKLMNTDKNPEGLTDAEFNQYFTTDKPVIFAWHGFRDMIQALFFDRANRNVHIHSYEENGDITTPFDMRVLNELDRFHLAKDAIQNVPGYEQKAAAFVAKMDNMINKHNHYIRSEGKDLPEVTNWTWKGLK, encoded by the coding sequence ATGGCAGTAGATTACGATTCCAAGCAATACTTGGAAAGTGTTGACGCTTATTGGCGTGCAGCAAACTACCTTTCAGTTGGTACTTTGTTCTTGATGAGCAACCCACTGTTACGTCAACCATTGAAGGCTGAAGACGTTAAGCCAAAGCCAATTGGTCACTGGGGTACGATTGTTCCACAAAACTTCATTTACGCCCACCTGAACCGGGTTATCAAGAAGTACGACCTGGACATGTTCTACATCGAAGGTTCCGGTCACGGTGGCCAAGTTATGGTTAACAACTCATACTTGGATGGCTCATACACTGAGATTTACCCAGAAATTACCCAAGATGCTGCAGGGATGGCTAAGTTGTTCAAGCACTTCTCCTTCCCTGGTGGTACTGCATCACACGCCGCACCTGAAACTCCAGGTTCAATCCACGAAGGTGGGGAACTTGGTTACTCACTTTCCCACGGTGTTGGTGCCATCTTAGATAACCCAGACGTTATCGCCGCTGTTGAAATCGGTGACGGGGAAGCTGAAACTGGCCCACTGGCTGCTTCATGGTTCTCTGACAAGTTCATCAACCCAATCAAGGATGGTGCGGTATTACCAATCATCCAAGTTAACGGCTTCAAGATTTCTAACCCAACTATCCTTTCTCGGATGAGTGATGAAGAACTGACTAAGTACTTCGAAGGAATGGGCTGGAAGCCATACTTCGTTTCCGCTTACAAGGAAGCTGACCGTGAAGGTGAATTCGATGGTTACAAGGACCACATGGATGTTCACGAACAAATGGCTAAGACGATGGACAAGGCCATCGAAGACATCAAGGCTATTCAAAAGAACGCTCGTGAAAACAACGATGATTCACTGCCACAATGGCCAATGATCATCTTCCGTGCACCTAAGGGTTGGACTGGTCCAGTTAAGGATCTTGATGGTAACCCAATCGAAAACTCATTCCGTGCTCACCAGATTCCTATTCCGGTATCACAAGATGATATGGAACACAAGGACATGCTGGTTGACTGGATGAAGTCATACAAGCCAGAAGAATTGTTCGACGAAAATGGTCACCCAGTTGACTTAGTTGAACAAAACACTCCTGACGGTGACAAGCGGATGGCAATGAACCCAATCACTAATGGTGGTAAGGATCCTAAGCCGCTGATCTTGCCTAACTACCGTGACTTTGCCGTTGACGTTCAAAACCACGGTACTGTTGTTAAGCAGGATATGCTGGAATGGGGTAAGTACCTCAGCAAGATGGCAGAACTGAACCCAGATACTTTCCGTGGTTTCGGTCCTGACGAATCTAAGTCTAACCGTCTGTACGCATTCCTTGACAATGACAAGCGTCAATGGATGGAAGATATCCACGAACCAAACGATGAAAACCTGGCACCACAAGGTCGGATGATTGATTCTCAATTGTCTGAACACCAAGCAGAAGGTTTCCTTGAAGGTTACACTCTGACTGGTCGTCACGGTTTCTTCGCAACTTACGAATCATTCGGCCGGGTTGTTGACTCCATGCTGACTCAACACATGAAGTGGTTACGGAAGGCAAAGGATCTTTACTGGCGTAAGCAGTACCCAGCATTGAACTTTGTTGATACTTCAACTGTCTTCCAACAAGATCACAACGGTTACACTCACCAAGATCCAGGTCTGTTGACTCACATGTTCGAAAAGGAACGTCCAGACCTTGTTAAGGAATACCTTCCAGCAGATACTAACTCCCTGATGGCTGTATCCAACAAGGCCTTCAACGACCAAGAATGCATCAACATCTTCGTAACTTCCAAGCACCCACGTGCACAATGGTTCTCCATTGACGAAGCTACTGAATTGGTTGACAACGGTCTTGGCTACATCGACTGGGCTTCTACTGACCAAGGTAGCGAACCTGACGTTGTCTTTGCTTCAGCTGGTACTGAACCTACTGAAGAAGCTCTTGCCGCAATCGACATTCTGCACGACAACTTCCCAGAATTGAAGATTCGTTACATCAACATTGTGGAAATCATGAAGCTGATGAACACTGACAAGAACCCTGAAGGATTGACTGATGCAGAGTTCAACCAATACTTCACTACTGACAAGCCAGTGATCTTCGCATGGCACGGTTTCCGTGACATGATCCAAGCCCTGTTCTTCGACCGTGCTAACCGCAACGTTCACATCCACTCATACGAAGAAAATGGTGACATCACCACTCCATTCGACATGCGTGTATTGAACGAACTGGACCGGTTCCACTTGGCTAAGGACGCTATCCAAAACGTACCTGGCTACGAACAAAAGGCTGCTGCTTTCGTTGCCAAGATGGACAACATGATTAACAAGCACAACCACTACATTCGTTCAGAAGGTAAGGACTTACCAGAAGTTACTAACTGGACTTGGAAGGGTCTCAAGTAA